One Micromonospora sp. WMMD1120 genomic region harbors:
- a CDS encoding DNA methyltransferase has protein sequence MAALLTEGYLGSVWLTGQTASRDLRRGRYTRESLTHPGKMLPTIPRYAIRTYTNPGEVVLDPMAGIGTTVIEAMHLGRHGVGVEYEAEWVAKAADNIRHTVQTGAPGQGEIYHGDSTALPALLPASLHGQVSLVITSPPYGSSTHGHVRTPGPRRGKVRKINHKYGGGDNLAYRSHGQLANGFTAILAGCRALLRPGGHVVVTARPYRRHGELIDIPGMVAAAGINAGLELVEECIALICGVRDGVIIPRASFFQQKNVRDAIASGNPQWLVQHEDVLVLRAPTISVPHDAECRSARTSAHADRLDAFAPHRVDRRAQAVPPGNANPGGSAIDPRSHPDRNGERTSDPCPPYPHPTPGDVQPDPTAHRRSGDPDGPRPQLDSPTAPGRQ, from the coding sequence CTGGCCGCCCTGCTCACCGAGGGCTACCTCGGCTCGGTCTGGCTCACCGGTCAAACCGCGTCGCGGGACCTGCGGCGCGGCCGATACACCCGGGAGTCGTTGACGCACCCCGGCAAGATGCTGCCGACCATCCCCCGGTACGCCATCCGCACCTACACCAACCCCGGTGAGGTGGTCCTCGACCCCATGGCCGGCATCGGCACCACCGTCATCGAGGCCATGCACCTCGGCCGCCACGGCGTCGGCGTCGAGTACGAAGCCGAATGGGTCGCCAAGGCAGCCGACAACATCCGCCACACAGTCCAGACCGGGGCGCCGGGCCAGGGCGAGATCTACCACGGGGACTCGACCGCGCTGCCGGCACTGCTGCCGGCCAGCCTGCACGGCCAGGTCTCCCTCGTAATCACCTCACCGCCCTACGGGTCGTCCACCCACGGCCACGTCCGTACCCCTGGCCCGAGACGCGGCAAAGTCCGCAAGATCAACCACAAGTATGGCGGCGGGGACAACCTCGCGTACCGAAGCCACGGCCAGCTCGCCAACGGGTTCACCGCAATCCTTGCCGGCTGCCGGGCTCTGCTGCGGCCCGGCGGGCATGTCGTCGTCACCGCCCGGCCCTACCGCCGCCACGGCGAACTCATCGACATCCCCGGCATGGTCGCCGCCGCCGGCATCAACGCCGGCCTCGAACTGGTCGAGGAGTGCATCGCCCTCATCTGCGGCGTCCGCGACGGCGTGATCATCCCTCGGGCCTCGTTCTTCCAGCAGAAGAACGTCCGCGACGCCATCGCCAGCGGTAACCCGCAATGGCTCGTCCAGCACGAGGACGTGCTGGTCCTGAGAGCCCCGACGATCTCCGTCCCACACGACGCCGAGTGCAGGTCAGCGCGCACATCGGCGCACGCTGACCGGCTTGATGCCTTCGCCCCGCACCGCGTGGATCGACGTGCCCAGGCGGTGCCCCCCGGAAACGCCAATCCCGGCGGCAGCGCCATCGATCCCCGGTCCCACCCGGACCGGAACGGTGAAAGGACGTCCGATCCGTGCCCGCCCTATCCGCACCCCACCCCGGGGGACGTACAGCCCGACCCCACCGCCCACCGGCGGTCCGGCGACCCCGACGGGCCACGCCCACAACTCGATTCACCTACTGCTCCGGGCCGGCAATGA
- a CDS encoding isoprenylcysteine carboxylmethyltransferase family protein → MIAVAALTVYVAWLVLAFGLRSLIQARRTGDAGWRSPGGKRGSLQWWSRIIVGFGAVAAGLAAPVADLIGLPAIGILDQTWLRLAGLALAIVAAAATVVAQIMMGRSWRIGVDEAERTTLVTTGPFRLVRNPIFTAAVVVIAGTALAVPNAIALAGLAAAIIGVQLQVRRIEEPYLRRVHGEDYDRYAAHVGRFLPGIGKPPSRGDHTLPR, encoded by the coding sequence GTGATCGCCGTCGCCGCCCTGACCGTCTACGTGGCCTGGCTGGTACTGGCGTTCGGGCTGCGAAGCCTCATCCAGGCCCGTCGTACCGGGGATGCTGGCTGGCGCTCGCCGGGCGGCAAACGAGGCAGCCTCCAGTGGTGGAGTCGCATCATCGTCGGCTTCGGGGCGGTCGCTGCCGGGTTGGCCGCCCCGGTCGCCGACCTCATCGGCCTGCCGGCCATCGGCATCCTCGATCAGACCTGGCTACGCCTCGCCGGGCTTGCCCTGGCCATCGTCGCTGCCGCAGCGACCGTCGTGGCGCAGATCATGATGGGTAGGTCCTGGCGCATCGGCGTCGATGAGGCCGAACGCACCACCCTGGTCACCACCGGCCCGTTCCGCCTCGTGCGGAACCCGATCTTCACCGCCGCCGTAGTGGTCATCGCCGGGACAGCCCTGGCCGTACCCAACGCCATCGCGCTGGCCGGACTCGCCGCCGCGATCATCGGAGTGCAGCTCCAGGTACGCCGGATCGAAGAGCCCTACCTTCGCCGCGTCCACGGCGAGGACTACGACCGCTACGCCGCCCACGTCGGCCGCTTCCTACCCGGGATCGGCAAGCCGCCTAGCCGAGGCGATCACACGCTGCCACGGTAG
- a CDS encoding cation transporter gives MSATTSILTPQRRAQLNRRSLHLAYATAGYNTLEGIVAVAAGAAASSTALLGFGLDSFIEVSSALVVIWQFRSRVPEARERLALRLIALSFFALAAWIGVDAVRSLLGQGEAEPSPVGIGIAAVSVVVMPLLVWAKRRTGRELGSTTVVADSTQTLLCTYLSGIVLVGLGLNAWLGWSSADPIAGLVIAAVAVREGVEAWRGEQCDDCTIPTSPKQEAADGCGCGPGCTDACCTTEGRNPQ, from the coding sequence GTGAGCGCGACCACGTCGATCCTGACCCCGCAGCGTCGCGCACAGCTCAACCGGCGCAGCCTGCACCTGGCCTACGCCACCGCCGGGTACAACACGCTCGAAGGCATCGTCGCCGTCGCGGCCGGCGCGGCTGCCTCATCGACCGCGCTACTCGGCTTCGGCCTGGACTCCTTCATCGAGGTGTCCTCCGCGCTGGTGGTGATCTGGCAGTTCCGCTCCCGCGTCCCCGAAGCCCGCGAGCGGCTGGCATTGCGGCTGATCGCGCTGTCGTTCTTCGCCCTCGCCGCGTGGATTGGCGTCGACGCCGTCCGGTCCCTGCTCGGCCAGGGCGAGGCCGAGCCGTCACCAGTGGGAATTGGGATCGCCGCCGTGTCGGTGGTGGTGATGCCACTGCTGGTCTGGGCGAAGCGCCGCACCGGGCGAGAGCTGGGATCGACCACCGTGGTCGCGGACTCCACCCAGACCCTGCTGTGCACCTACCTGTCCGGAATCGTGCTCGTCGGGCTGGGCCTCAACGCGTGGTTGGGGTGGTCGTCGGCCGACCCGATCGCGGGACTGGTCATCGCCGCCGTCGCCGTCCGCGAAGGCGTCGAAGCCTGGCGCGGCGAGCAGTGCGACGACTGCACCATCCCCACGAGCCCGAAGCAGGAGGCCGCCGACGGGTGCGGGTGCGGGCCGGGCTGCACGGATGCCTGCTGCACGACCGAGGGTAGGAACCCGCAGTGA
- a CDS encoding metalloregulator ArsR/SmtB family transcription factor, with protein sequence MAMNDDGCVTANLAAGMTPAVALFRSLADETRLRIVQRLAAGEARVVDLTGELGLAQSTVSKHLACLRDCGLIDYRVEGRQSFYALTRPELMDLLQAAEGVLAATGSAVALCPTYGTTHARAVTQ encoded by the coding sequence ATGGCGATGAATGATGACGGGTGTGTCACCGCAAACCTCGCGGCCGGCATGACCCCGGCCGTGGCCCTGTTCCGGTCCCTGGCAGACGAGACCCGGCTGCGGATCGTGCAGCGGCTCGCCGCCGGGGAGGCCCGGGTGGTGGACCTGACCGGCGAACTGGGCTTGGCCCAGTCGACGGTGTCCAAGCACCTCGCCTGCCTGCGTGACTGCGGCCTGATCGACTACCGCGTCGAAGGACGGCAGTCGTTCTACGCGCTGACCCGTCCGGAGCTGATGGACCTGCTCCAGGCAGCCGAAGGCGTTCTGGCGGCGACCGGTTCGGCGGTCGCGCTCTGCCCGACCTACGGCACCACCCATGCTCGGGCGGTGACCCAGTGA
- a CDS encoding pilin has protein sequence MNHHPFPRPGAADRRPGAGRRGRPCVRRPRRYRSRTVRAALMLLNAAAVTAALVAVPTVAWAAEPAAVVLAVESIQQVANNIRTWLIGILVAVATLFLTVGGLRYLAANGDPGEVEKAKLALRSAAIGYALALLAPLFVTIVGAWVA, from the coding sequence ATGAATCACCACCCGTTCCCACGCCCCGGGGCGGCGGACCGCCGCCCCGGGGCGGGCAGGCGCGGACGGCCTTGCGTCCGCCGCCCGCGTCGATACCGGTCTCGGACTGTCCGTGCCGCGCTGATGCTCCTCAACGCCGCCGCGGTGACGGCAGCGCTCGTTGCCGTGCCGACCGTGGCGTGGGCGGCCGAGCCCGCTGCGGTGGTGCTGGCCGTCGAGTCGATCCAGCAGGTCGCCAACAACATCCGCACCTGGCTGATCGGCATCCTCGTCGCCGTCGCCACGCTCTTCTTGACCGTCGGCGGGCTGCGCTACCTAGCCGCCAATGGCGACCCCGGCGAGGTGGAGAAGGCCAAGCTCGCGTTGCGGTCCGCCGCGATCGGCTATGCCCTCGCGCTGCTCGCGCCGTTGTTCGTGACCATTGTCGGCGCGTGGGTGGCTTGA
- a CDS encoding PrgI family protein: MSRRNDEAPMRARVPADIERPDRIAFGMSGRQLVILAVTGLLLYAVWTAVATLVHPLVLLAGAIPVAAGAFLLAVGRRDGINLDAWVLAALRHRRSPRRLVPADGPVIPAPAWVSTTAGPGDRLPLPAPLRLPARGITGDGLVDLGSDGMTGLVAASTVAFGLRTPGEQNGLVVAFARWLHSLDGPAQIVVRAQRVDLTYLADRFLAAAPGMPHPALEDAARAHVAFLDDLAGQRELLHRQVTVAVRSQRGAHHAAHHAAEAVRALAGCEVPARVLDGTDATVRLAASLDPTAPALTPYATSDGGEQR, encoded by the coding sequence GTGAGCCGCCGCAACGATGAGGCTCCGATGCGGGCTCGGGTTCCCGCGGACATCGAACGGCCGGACAGGATCGCGTTCGGCATGTCGGGACGGCAGTTGGTGATCCTGGCCGTCACGGGCCTCCTGCTCTACGCGGTGTGGACGGCGGTGGCCACGCTCGTGCATCCACTGGTGTTGCTCGCCGGTGCGATACCCGTCGCCGCCGGAGCGTTCCTGCTCGCGGTCGGCCGCCGCGACGGCATCAATCTCGACGCCTGGGTTCTCGCGGCGCTGCGGCACCGCCGCAGCCCGCGCCGGCTCGTACCGGCCGATGGACCGGTCATCCCGGCTCCGGCGTGGGTTTCCACCACCGCCGGGCCGGGTGACCGGCTACCGCTACCCGCGCCGCTGCGGCTACCCGCGAGGGGCATTACCGGCGACGGGCTGGTCGATCTCGGTTCGGACGGCATGACAGGCCTGGTCGCCGCCTCGACGGTGGCGTTCGGGCTACGGACACCGGGGGAGCAGAACGGCCTGGTGGTCGCGTTCGCGCGGTGGCTGCACAGCCTCGACGGCCCGGCGCAGATCGTGGTGCGGGCGCAACGGGTCGACCTGACCTACCTCGCCGACCGGTTCCTCGCCGCCGCCCCGGGGATGCCGCATCCGGCGTTGGAGGACGCCGCCCGCGCGCACGTGGCGTTCCTCGATGACCTGGCCGGGCAGCGCGAGCTGCTGCACCGGCAGGTCACCGTCGCCGTACGCAGCCAACGCGGCGCGCACCACGCCGCGCACCACGCGGCCGAGGCGGTGCGCGCCCTCGCCGGGTGCGAGGTCCCCGCCCGGGTCCTCGATGGGACGGACGCCACAGTGCGGCTCGCGGCCAGCCTCGACCCCACCGCCCCGGCCCTCACGCCCTACGCCACATCTGACGGAGGTGAACAGCGGTGA
- a CDS encoding DUF87 domain-containing protein → MSLLSALLPTRRRPAPESATILPGSPDAVEVDGRHVRVGDGYSATLAVVGYPAEVGPGWAEPILSYPGLVDAAFHIEPVPPAVASERLRKQRGRFESSRRHDAAKGRLDDPDLDAAATDAAELATRVARGEARLFRLGLYLTVHGTSPDDLADRVTEVRSLAASLLLNTAPVTWRQLQGWISGLPLGFDALGMKRVFDTDALAAAFPFTSPDLPDTAGDNGMGVLFGLNLHSAGVVVWDRWAQSNYNAVILARSGEGKSYLAKLDLLRNLCLGVEAFVIDPEDEYLRLADAVGGTVIRLGAPGVKINPLDLSPGDDALNDRARFLHTLVTVMGSGDTAVSAPMPGDEARSLDVAVLAAYRAKGITTDPRTWRRPAPLLADVMAFLEDTDDAGRRVADRLHPYVDGSMKGLFDGPTTTAAQGHLVVFAIKDLPEQLHPVGTLLTLDTIWRTVRGATASGQQPDALRMVLVDEAWKLLSGGRGGVFLETLAKSARKYGVGLTVVTQDAADVLATKTGRAVVSNAATQVLLRQAPQAIDAVAEAFGLTDGERAFLLSCQRGDALLAAGSARVAFHSHASATEHELIVTGPVAGRR, encoded by the coding sequence GTGAGCCTGCTGTCCGCACTGCTGCCGACGCGGCGGCGTCCCGCGCCCGAGTCGGCCACGATCCTGCCCGGTTCCCCCGACGCCGTCGAGGTCGACGGCCGACACGTGCGGGTCGGGGACGGCTACAGCGCCACACTCGCCGTCGTCGGCTACCCGGCCGAGGTCGGCCCGGGGTGGGCCGAGCCGATCCTGTCCTACCCGGGCCTGGTCGACGCCGCCTTCCACATTGAGCCGGTCCCGCCGGCGGTGGCCTCCGAACGGCTGCGCAAGCAGCGCGGCCGGTTCGAGTCCTCCCGCCGCCATGACGCGGCCAAGGGCCGCCTCGACGATCCCGACCTCGACGCCGCCGCGACCGACGCCGCCGAGCTGGCCACGCGGGTCGCCCGAGGCGAGGCCCGACTGTTCCGCCTCGGCCTGTACCTGACCGTCCACGGCACCAGCCCAGACGACCTCGCCGACCGGGTAACCGAGGTGCGGTCCCTCGCCGCCTCGCTGCTGCTCAACACCGCGCCGGTGACCTGGCGGCAGTTGCAGGGCTGGATCAGCGGCCTACCCCTCGGGTTCGACGCGCTCGGGATGAAGCGGGTCTTCGACACCGACGCCCTCGCCGCAGCCTTTCCGTTCACCAGCCCCGACCTGCCCGACACCGCCGGAGACAACGGCATGGGCGTGCTATTCGGGCTCAACCTGCACTCGGCCGGAGTCGTCGTCTGGGACCGGTGGGCGCAGTCCAACTACAACGCCGTCATCCTCGCCCGCTCCGGGGAAGGCAAGTCCTACCTGGCCAAACTCGACCTCCTGCGCAACCTGTGCCTCGGCGTGGAAGCGTTCGTCATCGACCCCGAAGACGAATACCTACGGCTGGCCGACGCGGTCGGCGGCACGGTCATCCGCCTCGGTGCGCCAGGGGTGAAGATCAACCCTCTCGACCTGTCGCCCGGTGACGATGCGCTCAACGACCGGGCACGGTTCCTGCACACGCTCGTGACCGTGATGGGCAGCGGTGACACCGCCGTCAGCGCGCCCATGCCCGGCGACGAGGCCCGCTCCCTCGATGTGGCGGTGCTCGCGGCGTACCGGGCCAAGGGCATCACCACCGACCCGCGCACCTGGAGGCGACCGGCGCCGTTGCTGGCCGACGTGATGGCCTTCTTGGAGGACACCGACGACGCCGGCCGCCGAGTCGCCGACCGCCTGCACCCTTACGTGGACGGCAGCATGAAGGGCCTGTTCGACGGGCCGACCACCACCGCCGCGCAGGGGCACCTCGTGGTCTTCGCCATCAAGGACCTGCCCGAGCAACTTCACCCGGTCGGGACGCTGCTCACCCTGGACACGATCTGGCGCACCGTACGAGGCGCGACCGCCTCCGGCCAGCAGCCTGATGCGCTGCGGATGGTGCTGGTGGACGAGGCGTGGAAACTGCTCTCCGGCGGACGCGGCGGCGTGTTCCTGGAGACCCTGGCCAAGTCCGCCCGCAAGTACGGCGTGGGCCTGACCGTCGTGACCCAGGACGCCGCTGACGTGCTCGCCACCAAGACTGGCCGCGCGGTCGTCTCCAACGCGGCTACGCAGGTGTTGCTGCGGCAGGCGCCGCAGGCGATCGACGCCGTGGCCGAGGCGTTCGGGCTTACTGACGGCGAGCGGGCGTTCCTGCTGTCCTGCCAGCGCGGAGACGCGCTCCTCGCGGCCGGGTCGGCGCGGGTGGCTTTCCACAGTCACGCATCCGCGACCGAGCACGAGTTGATCGTCACCGGCCCGGTCGCCGGCCGCCGCTGA
- a CDS encoding type IV secretory system conjugative DNA transfer family protein encodes MNKIHTQAAASNSRPEGRRLNLVPLDQRHGLGGKVIGVANAGPEVRVGISLTDCRYHVHALGPTGTGKTTLLMRMILDDVEAGRGVAAFDPAKGDLIRDLLARLPKSCGDRLVLIDPDERAAPPAINLLDPSVHGGSAHDVAANLTAVMAKVWSRWWGHRTADICYHGLLTLAHLEGATLAQLPRLLSDSAWRTARVNAVTSRLNAWEGNTLGEFWEGFNELPAAQRSGLVAPLLSRLRLVLAHPMANSLFGVPATTFSFADILDGGIMLARLPKGVIGEDGTRLVGSLLLAGLWQATTARARIPEDDRPDAMIVLDECHNFLHLPIGIDDALAEARGLHTSFVLAHQYLGQLSGDMVEAIDANARNKVYFALAPRDAIDQARHLRPYLDDGDLIRLGGFEVVLRPVAGGRVVPPVTADTEPPPPAVKGRAGELRRAAREHTGLAAEDRRRLLGETATAAAPAERSTPVEAVVELVGRNTFASHPEWSNETSNERSNEQPNDHEQPGEHAPSNTSYAHVDGGEEDPWTGTD; translated from the coding sequence TTGAACAAGATCCACACCCAGGCTGCTGCATCCAACTCCCGCCCGGAGGGCCGCAGGCTGAACCTGGTGCCGCTCGACCAGCGGCACGGCCTGGGCGGCAAGGTCATCGGTGTTGCCAACGCTGGCCCCGAGGTGCGGGTCGGGATCTCCCTGACCGATTGTCGGTACCACGTCCACGCGCTCGGACCGACCGGCACGGGCAAGACGACGCTGCTGATGCGGATGATCCTGGACGACGTGGAGGCCGGGCGCGGCGTGGCCGCGTTCGACCCGGCCAAGGGCGACCTGATCCGTGACCTCCTCGCGCGGCTGCCCAAGTCGTGTGGGGACCGGCTGGTGCTCATCGACCCGGACGAGCGGGCCGCGCCCCCGGCGATCAACCTGCTCGACCCGAGTGTGCACGGCGGCAGCGCGCACGACGTGGCCGCGAACCTGACAGCGGTGATGGCGAAGGTGTGGTCACGCTGGTGGGGCCACCGCACGGCCGACATCTGCTACCACGGCCTGCTCACCCTCGCCCACCTCGAAGGCGCCACCCTCGCCCAGCTGCCGCGGCTGCTGTCGGACTCCGCGTGGAGGACCGCCCGGGTCAACGCGGTCACCAGCAGGTTGAACGCCTGGGAGGGCAACACCCTCGGCGAGTTCTGGGAAGGGTTCAACGAGCTGCCCGCCGCGCAGCGCTCCGGCCTGGTGGCCCCGCTGCTGTCCCGGTTACGCCTCGTGCTGGCGCATCCGATGGCGAACAGCCTGTTCGGGGTGCCGGCCACCACGTTCTCGTTCGCTGACATCCTCGACGGTGGCATCATGCTCGCGCGGCTACCCAAGGGTGTCATCGGCGAGGACGGCACCCGCCTGGTCGGCTCGCTGCTCCTGGCCGGGTTGTGGCAGGCCACCACCGCCCGCGCCCGCATCCCTGAGGACGATCGCCCGGACGCGATGATCGTGCTGGACGAGTGCCACAACTTCCTGCACCTGCCCATCGGCATCGATGACGCCCTCGCCGAAGCCCGCGGTCTGCACACCTCGTTCGTCCTCGCCCATCAGTACCTCGGCCAGTTGTCCGGGGACATGGTGGAGGCGATTGACGCCAACGCCCGTAACAAGGTGTACTTCGCCCTCGCCCCCCGCGACGCCATCGACCAGGCCCGGCACCTGCGGCCCTACCTCGATGACGGGGACCTGATCCGCCTCGGTGGCTTCGAAGTCGTCCTGCGGCCGGTCGCGGGCGGGCGGGTCGTACCACCGGTCACCGCCGACACCGAGCCTCCACCGCCGGCCGTCAAAGGGCGTGCCGGCGAGCTACGCCGGGCGGCCCGCGAGCACACCGGCCTCGCCGCCGAGGACCGTCGTCGGTTGCTCGGCGAGACCGCGACCGCTGCCGCACCGGCCGAGCGGTCGACACCCGTCGAGGCAGTGGTGGAACTGGTGGGCCGCAACACCTTCGCTTCTCACCCCGAGTGGTCTAACGAGACCTCTAACGAGCGATCCAACGAGCAACCCAACGACCACGAACAGCCGGGTGAACACGCCCCCTCGAACACGTCATACGCGCACGTGGACGGCGGTGAGGAGGACCCGTGGACCGGAACCGACTGA
- a CDS encoding replication-relaxation family protein, translating to MAAELGRLTPRDRLLLDLLDQHRTFTTGQLVDLAFGSVGRARNRLNTLHDRDILDRFRHYQRPGSQAWRWTLGPVGAAIIAAGRGDALPRPAVVRDATARLAMSPTLAHLLTVNGFFVALTAHARTHPGARLARWWNETRCREVCGNLVRPDGHGVWADNGPAVPFWVEADLGTETLARVVGKLTGYAALPPRRAYPVLFWLPTTARETNVHTHLRRARVPHGVTIATAAANHATASGGPAGPVWRIVGHLDRVSLAELPAPGGGAPWDE from the coding sequence GTGGCCGCCGAACTCGGTCGGCTCACCCCCCGAGACCGGCTCCTGCTGGACCTGCTCGACCAGCACCGGACGTTCACAACCGGCCAGCTCGTCGACCTGGCCTTCGGCTCGGTCGGCCGTGCCCGCAACCGCCTCAACACCCTCCACGATCGAGACATCCTCGACCGGTTCCGCCACTACCAACGGCCCGGCTCGCAAGCCTGGCGGTGGACCCTAGGCCCGGTTGGCGCGGCCATCATCGCGGCCGGACGAGGCGACGCGTTGCCCCGTCCGGCCGTTGTGCGCGACGCCACCGCTCGACTCGCCATGTCGCCGACGCTGGCGCACCTGCTCACGGTGAACGGGTTCTTCGTCGCCCTCACGGCCCATGCCCGCACGCACCCCGGCGCACGGCTGGCACGGTGGTGGAACGAGACACGCTGCCGTGAGGTGTGTGGCAACCTGGTCCGCCCGGACGGACACGGCGTGTGGGCCGACAACGGCCCGGCGGTGCCGTTCTGGGTCGAGGCCGACCTCGGCACCGAAACCCTTGCCCGGGTCGTAGGCAAGCTGACCGGCTACGCCGCACTACCGCCCCGCCGCGCGTACCCGGTGCTGTTCTGGCTACCCACCACCGCCCGTGAGACCAACGTGCACACCCACCTACGCCGGGCTCGGGTGCCGCACGGGGTGACCATCGCCACCGCCGCCGCCAACCACGCCACGGCGTCCGGCGGCCCGGCGGGGCCGGTCTGGCGTATCGTCGGGCACCTCGACCGGGTGAGTCTGGCCGAGCTGCCCGCACCGGGCGGTGGCGCGCCGTGGGACGAGTAG
- a CDS encoding M23 family metallopeptidase — MGRVAIWLAAGVAGLLLLLTAATAGVVSSVFGGGGGSCVGAVTVPGATLAGLSDEQARNASVIVTVGERLRVPVRGWVVAVATALQESSLINHGDLGPNNDHDSLGLFQQRPSQGWGTPEQIMSPDYAAGKFYEALLRVPGWERLPLTEAAQKVQRSAYPDAYARQETRATEIVTAYTGGTLPVCDGAPISASGWTRPVAGTAGSGFRTTDRPGHDGVDIIATTGTVIRAVSGGVVVRVRCNIGGDSWEPTGGPMPCDSDGYPGLGGCGWYAEIRHAEDTVSRYCHMVRQPIIRIGQTVIAGQPIGHVGSSGNSSGPHLHYEIHEGYPATEDNAVDPVPFMRHKGVTL, encoded by the coding sequence GTGGGACGAGTAGCCATATGGCTCGCGGCCGGGGTCGCCGGCTTGCTGCTGCTGCTCACGGCCGCTACCGCCGGAGTCGTCTCCTCGGTGTTCGGCGGTGGCGGGGGTAGCTGCGTCGGCGCGGTCACCGTGCCGGGTGCCACCCTGGCGGGGTTGTCGGATGAGCAGGCCCGTAACGCCTCGGTGATCGTGACCGTGGGTGAGCGGTTGCGGGTACCGGTGCGCGGGTGGGTGGTCGCGGTTGCCACCGCGCTTCAGGAATCCTCGTTGATCAACCACGGTGACCTCGGCCCGAACAACGATCATGACTCGTTGGGGCTGTTCCAACAGCGACCGTCGCAAGGATGGGGCACCCCGGAACAGATCATGAGCCCCGACTACGCCGCCGGGAAGTTCTACGAGGCGTTGCTGCGGGTGCCGGGGTGGGAACGGCTACCGCTCACCGAGGCCGCACAGAAGGTGCAACGGTCGGCGTACCCGGACGCCTACGCCCGCCAGGAGACACGAGCAACCGAGATCGTCACGGCGTATACCGGCGGAACGCTGCCGGTCTGCGACGGCGCGCCGATCAGTGCCTCCGGGTGGACCCGCCCGGTGGCGGGCACGGCCGGTTCCGGCTTCCGCACCACCGACCGGCCCGGCCATGACGGGGTCGACATCATTGCCACGACAGGCACCGTCATCCGTGCCGTATCCGGCGGCGTGGTGGTGCGCGTGCGGTGCAACATCGGGGGCGACTCGTGGGAACCCACCGGCGGCCCGATGCCGTGCGACAGCGACGGCTACCCCGGCCTCGGCGGGTGCGGCTGGTACGCAGAGATCCGCCACGCGGAAGACACCGTGTCGCGTTACTGCCATATGGTGCGACAGCCGATTATCCGAATAGGACAGACGGTGATCGCCGGGCAGCCAATCGGCCACGTCGGCAGTTCCGGAAACTCCTCCGGCCCCCATTTGCACTACGAGATCCATGAAGGCTATCCCGCCACCGAGGACAACGCCGTTGACCCGGTTCCTTTCATGCGCCATAAAGGCGTGACCCTATAA
- a CDS encoding DUF932 domain-containing protein: MAHELETLANGQTAFASARLTAWHQLGTVADECMTAEEVMSKAWLGGWEVRKIALQGIEVTERGVTKVDCPDKYMTVRTNPVTGETEYLGVVGEDYGVVQNEQVAETLNLLVDASGAHFETAGSMRKGRSVFVTMKLPTAMQIAGVDDMDLYLAATTSHDGTAALRLDATPVRIVCKNTQNLAFARSVSSYTFRHTSNVTSKIGEARQALGLMWKAFGDFETEAEKMINESLTMGEFEKIVAQVWPVAPDASDVAKNNAKQRTATLRYLIRDADTQKAIKGTRWAGFQAITEYVDHFAPAKTDLARATRALTGAGADLKARAFELLAV, from the coding sequence GTGGCACACGAACTCGAAACTCTCGCGAACGGCCAGACGGCCTTCGCCTCCGCGCGGCTGACCGCCTGGCATCAGCTCGGCACCGTGGCCGACGAGTGCATGACCGCTGAGGAGGTCATGAGCAAGGCGTGGCTCGGCGGGTGGGAGGTCCGCAAGATCGCCCTTCAGGGCATCGAGGTCACCGAGCGCGGGGTGACGAAGGTCGACTGCCCCGACAAGTACATGACCGTGCGGACCAACCCTGTTACGGGAGAGACGGAGTACCTCGGGGTGGTCGGCGAGGACTACGGTGTGGTGCAGAACGAGCAGGTCGCTGAGACGCTCAACCTCCTGGTTGACGCCTCCGGCGCGCACTTCGAGACCGCCGGCTCGATGCGTAAGGGACGCTCGGTGTTCGTCACCATGAAGTTGCCCACCGCGATGCAGATCGCCGGCGTGGACGATATGGACCTGTACCTCGCGGCCACCACCTCCCACGACGGCACCGCCGCACTACGCCTCGATGCGACACCGGTGCGGATCGTGTGCAAGAACACGCAGAACCTGGCCTTCGCCCGGTCGGTCAGCTCGTACACGTTCCGGCACACCTCGAACGTCACCAGTAAGATCGGCGAGGCCCGGCAGGCCCTCGGCCTGATGTGGAAGGCGTTCGGCGACTTCGAGACCGAAGCCGAAAAGATGATCAACGAGTCGTTGACCATGGGTGAGTTCGAGAAGATCGTCGCGCAGGTTTGGCCTGTTGCGCCCGACGCCTCCGACGTGGCGAAGAACAACGCGAAGCAGCGCACGGCCACGCTGCGCTACCTCATCCGAGACGCGGACACGCAAAAGGCGATCAAGGGCACCCGGTGGGCCGGCTTCCAGGCCATCACCGAGTACGTGGACCACTTCGCCCCCGCCAAGACGGACCTCGCCCGCGCGACGCGGGCGCTGACCGGTGCCGGTGCGGACCTCAAGGCCCGCGCGTTCGAGCTGCTGGCGGTCTGA